The Mya arenaria isolate MELC-2E11 chromosome 16, ASM2691426v1 genome includes a window with the following:
- the LOC128222344 gene encoding mediator of RNA polymerase II transcription subunit 12-like, which yields MGQSRQGFSQPRTVRIGSSGQGSSSFGTQSAQGTRASNPDRVSGGGFQSQSEQTTSNPGRSSGGSFDLQMMQQQQQLQQQILQQQQEIMQQQQQLKQLQQQPQPVVQQAPPPAPAPQPVQQIAHAPMGMMNPMAGLMGAMDPTMGLNPMAGMGVMGGMGAMGGMGGMGLGLGMGGYGMGGYGMGMPFMSYDTMEDLMLDPDTPSSSHMAAAAGAAAGAAAAGAAAARAAGAARTAAVAQAPAVAPVAQATHAQPAAGSSIDPSVIASALQTALSRVQQKQASGSVVG from the exons ATGGGACAATCTCGCCAAGGTTTTTCTCAGCCCCGCACCGTCCGAATAGGATCTTCAGGTCAGGGTTCTTCGTCGTTTGGAACGCAGTCGGCACAAGg CACCCGCGCCTCAAATCCTGACCGTGTTTCCGGTGGTGGATTTCAGTCACAATCAGAACAAAC AACCTCTAATCCTGGCCGTTCTTCTGGTGGCTCCTTTGACCTTCAAATGatgcaacagcaacaacaactacaGCAACAAATCCTTCAACAACAGCAGGAAATTatgcaacagcagcagcaactaAAACAACTACAACAGCAGCCACAGCCAGTTGTACAGCAG GCCCCGCCCCCAGCACCCGCTCCGCAACCGGTACAGCAGATTGCGCATGCGCCTATGG GCATGATGAACCCAATGGCTGGACTCATGGGTGCAATGGACCCGACAATGGGCTTGAATCCAATGGCTGGCATGGGTGTCATGGGTGGCATGGGCGCCATGGGTGGCATGGGTGGCATGGGTTTGGGGCTCGGAATGGGTGGTTATGGGATGGGTGGCTATGGGATGGGTATGCCTTTCATGTCATATGACACAATGGAAGACTTGATGTTGGATCCTGACACGCCAAGCAGCTCGCATATGGCGGCGGCCGCAGGAGCGGCAGCTGGAGCCGCGGCTGCGGGAGCCGCAGCGGCCAGGGCGGCGGGAGCTGCAAGAACAGCTGCTGTAGCCCAAGCCCCGGCAGTTGCACCCGTGGCCCAGGCTACGCATGCGCAACCGGCGGCTGGAAGTTCCATTGATCCATCCGTAATAGCTTCCGCTCTTCAGACTGCGCTCAGTCGCGTCCAACAAAAGCAAGCGTCAGGAAGCGTCGTTGGCTAG